AGGtgaaatattgaaaaattagTTTGGGAGTATTTCAGGTGAAATTTGCAAAAGCTTCTACTCCTTTTCTAAGTGAAATTCATGCGTAGACAACTTCAAtttccaaataattttttctggGTTCAACTTTAGGAACTGTGTTTCAACTTCAACTAATATGGTGTTGAATCGCTTAATTAGAAATGTTTCTGAGCTcttttctttgttctttcaGTCAATCAAGATCCCCCCGCCAAAGAGAGAACAAGTCGACCAGGTGAAGCGATCAAGAAGCTACAGTAGGAGCCCGGAGCCAAGGAAGACTAGTCCAAGTCCTCCACCCAAGAGTAGGAAGTGCAGCCCAGCACCCGAAGAGGGAAGCCCGATGGAAGTAAAGAGCCCTCCTTCACCAACCAGAGAGGAAGGTGCCTATAGCCAAAGCCCCAGAGAGAGAAGTGGAAGTCCTTCAAGTCCTAGTAGGGATAGCCCAGCTCCTCGAAAGTATGATGACAGCCCTGCTGAAGCTAATGGTGGAAGCCGAAGCCCGAGTCCCAAGTACCGGAGGAACCATGCAGATGATAAGGATGAGGATGAAGGTGAGTTTCATAATCAGCCAATCACCTTGAAACTTGGTGGAATCTTTCTGAATGCATTTTGTGGACATTTTGTCAAGGCTGGAACTTGTGAGGACTAATGAGATGTACTTGAAAGAATTGACTTGCATCTATATTTGGGATTATATGTTAGTACAATGCTTAGTATTTGATGAATACTAGACTAGCCATTGAGCAATATAATACCTCTTCTAAATGAAATTACAAAGCCTTTGGTGAATTTTCAATGGTTATCTATCCCATTAACTATGTAAGTCGTAGCATGCCAACGCCTAGTACTCTTCTTTTACGAGCAAGACTATCCAAATCTGTCGTTTCTTGGTTGATGTCTTTTATTCTGTGAACGTTCAATCGCTGAATGATTCAAAGTTTTGATCATCTTCTTATGCCTAATAAAACATTAACTTtaagaatcaacaaatcaaagtGAGTATTCATACTACTTAATCATGGTTAAGTGTTAAATAGTGTATAATCAAGAATGAGAGCAAACGAATGCACATTACCAGAATTTTAGCTTTCTCACCTAGCCATATGCAAGTTATATTTTGCAGGAAGTGGCACAAGAAGAAGCCAAAGTCGTTAAATTTGAAATACATTATACACCgtgattatattttaaattaacatCATTAAAAGTGGTCACCTAGTGTCATTTCTCCATCTTCTTGCATATCCAAATTCCAAGTTCACCACAAATAAAATGTGCCAATTGACTTTAACAAAAATACACTAATAATTCCTTTTTTAAGGCTGATTTATATTTGTTGTATATGAATTTACTAGAAACACAAGAGCAAAAGAAAGGGAATGTCAACAACAATCAAATAAACAAACTATCGAACATAAAGTTCATGCCGTTAAGAAAAAAGATTGAATAGAATAACTCCAGAGCATTTAATATGTCAATATGATCAATTGTGATTGATTATGTTGATGAATCCTATTTTCGAACAAAAGAAGATCATATAAACACTTATTCGTGATCGATATAAATGAATTCCTTTGACTATATTTGcaaatattttacaaataagGACAAAATATAAACGTCTTAAAAGGATCTTATTTCTGCACATCCGCCAAAAGATTTTTCAATCAATCCAATCCAAATGTCTCATTCGCTGTCTACGGTGGCTCTGCCGCGTTTCGCCACCGTTCTCAAGGCGGGGAAGCAGCCACGTCAGAGACCAAACCCTAAAACCCAAAATGGTAAGCACAAGATAACCACCACATGTGTTATACAAGTCACATTGACCTTTAGGTACTACCTGTACCCTTAACCATTTATTCTCATCTGCATCCCAATCTATTTGAATTATTGCTCCGTAGGAATCAAAGTATATCAATGTTGGAGCTGAGTAATTAAGTATAgcataagaaaaataaagttcCTCCCCATTATTATCTGTAAGTAGTTGAAAACCATTGTGGTGGTCTTTAGTCATGCTAGGCACTCCTATGAAACTTCTCCGGTTCCACTGCCCTGATCTGAAATGCTTCGACGAGCCATTCAAAATAAGTACTTGTAAAAGTTCATGACGATCCACCACAGCAGAGCTAAACCTTCCCAATGATGGATTTTTCTCATCTTTCCACGACGTGACAACAATTTGCTCCCCTGTTCTAGTATTCAGCCCTATCTTCATATGAGCCAAGAGTGCGTCAGATGGATGATTTAAGCTCTCCCATAACAGTACAGATTTATTCAACTCGCGAAGAACAAGATTCCCCTGATCAGTCAGTACAGCAACTGTGTTATTGGACATCAAACTAGTTTCTGTAGACAAGATTGACATATTTTTATCATCCACAAGGAATAAATTTCCATCACTTGCATTGATCATAAGTACTCCATATGATCCAATTAATGGTCTTTCGCGGTTTGCAACCCATGCAACTTTTTCAACTGGTAATCCTTTGTACCTACTCCCGACATATCGCCCTTGGGATCCATTAGGACTGAAGAAACCAAGCTCAAAGATACCTCCGGCTGAAACTACAGTTTGACCATCTACAACATGTTGATTCATTGATAATAGTGTCTGTTGCTAAGCAAATCGGATTCATGATTAAAGGACATAGATAAGAAATTAAAAGGACTATGATTAGCTTTCTAATAGTTCTAGCCATGTGATTTCAGATGATAATGCTCAAAAAACAATACGACGAATATGGATTAATCGAGCTAGTGGATTGCTGAGGATAgttaaacaaaaacaaaaaaactttCTTTGAATCATCTCACGAAAAGTCAACAGAATTTGAGGCCTGTCTGTTCTAAttctcaaaaataaagaaatttgaaatactcCTTGTGGAGTTTTCTGATATTATATGACTAGGTCCAAGGATGTTACTTATAAAATAAACCAATGTGAAAAGGACATGCTAAATAGTTAAATCaataatgatattattttatgctTGAAATATGATTATAAGTTATAACACCAGAAAGTCAAACTCTTCtgtgatgttttgatgatgataAATGAAAGGAATAATTTCAAAGATCTCCCTTCAGAATTGCCTCTATAACACTTAGGGGTAGTTTGGTTCAAAACTAGGATATCTCACCTTCTATAGGGGATAGATAATTCCATGATTCTGGTATTTAACTTTAATCATGGATTTAGTTAACATCTATAACCAAACATGGGATAAGCTAATCCGAAAAATATAATATGTTATCCTGGGTTTAGTTAATACCTCcctaattttgattattttttttataaaaaaattagttttaaatgatAAAAGTTCTTTATATTCCAAGCCTCCCTAGTCTCTACCTTAAGACTGGGAGAGTTAGAAAGAGATCCGGATTGGATTCAATACTACATACGATTAGAGAAAGCACTCATATACTGTCTAGGCGTTGATTCGGCAATTTGCATCTAGGGGGAGCTTTGTCATCTCAAAGAATAAGTGGGTCCTCTTTTGCATGCGGATTTTAAAGTTGTGGATCTTTTAATGGTCGGTAGCTGATTTCTGCTCTCCTTATTAGTGCCAACTCCGCTAGGTATAGGGAGGAAGTCTTCTACAAGTCGCATTACTGGTCAATGACTTGATTTTGGAAACTGACAAGCTGTCTGTGCACACTCTATCATCTCCAGACCTCACTTGTGTTTTTACACtaaatatgttgttattgtataTTCCAAGTCACCTTTATtcttaattcaaaaaaaaattaatagagaaaattattttctgaATAATAACTATCAGTTGAGTGACCATTTGAGAAATCAACCCCCCAAAAAATGGACATTGAAATAGAGTTCTCTTCAAGTCATCAGCACAAACAGAGAAAATAATGAAACACAATCAAATAAAACAGCCAAATCATAAGTTCTGGCAGTCATTTCAGGTGAAGGAAAATAACCTAACCCcatcaataaggtaaaagttagataaaaaaaattagggtgAGGGAAAGGGAACTGGAAATCAAACTCTCATTAATAAGGAGAAAGTTCGATAACTAACTAACTGAGTTAcaatttttgttaaaatttaaaaagctgaatttgaataatatttaaatattaagatgtgcactaatatttaaatttgaatattaagatgttatattaaaatttaaatattaaatgatTAAGATTGATCATTTTTTCAACTTATGAATATATGATAATTGAAGGTGATGATGCTAAATTGGAAATGATGCATATAAAAGAAGATTTGTTGTAAATGgaatttcttttaattatcggcctaaaataaaatatatttagccTTTCGATAGGTTGATTTAGGGATGTCAAATGGGCGGATTGGGTTGAAATTAAGAATATTAAAATGGgttgaaataaaaattgggttgggtcatgaaccGTCCAAATTTACTTTGGCCTGGGCTCAATTGGGCTAAAATTAGGGTTGGATCATGACCCGTTTAATCTCAATAACTtcaacatattattatttactttttataaccacaatttgaatttcaactcaagaaaataaaaataaaaatttacaaatAGATAGATTaatcctaaaatatataaaatagatagtaattcatatatttaatATGAGAACATACATTATACCAATAGAAATAAAGAGCCTTAAAACGGGTTGACATTGAAGATTAAGTTAGGCTCAAttgaaaattcttttaaaataggTTAAAGCTTGAATGAGTTAAGATTGAACCCAATACAAATTATCTTGAGCTCAACCCATAAAAGTTTTGACGAATTGGATGAGTTACCTATATTATGCCTCATTTTGACACCCCTAGGTTGATTGAttgaatcaaagtatgaatttgtTGATTAAAGCCTAAAATCTGTCCAAGAATAAGATCCAAcaatatttaaaacatcataatcaaaaTTCCTTTAAATAATAGAATAATCTTAACAATAAAttcttaaaaagaaagaaagacgTTAATCcacaaaataatttaatatgtaGACATGACAACGTAGTAGAGAAAATTACAATATTAAATGAATCAAAGGCATGCATGGAGGCAAAAAGTTTTAAGAATTTACACCGACAaactaattttcttttttagaaaTTGATTTCTCGATCTAAATGATTaagattttttgtttttaacGTAACTTTTACGT
The genomic region above belongs to Solanum dulcamara chromosome 5, daSolDulc1.2, whole genome shotgun sequence and contains:
- the LOC129890268 gene encoding putative G-type lectin S-receptor-like serine/threonine-protein kinase At1g61610, which translates into the protein MNQHVVDGQTVVSAGGIFELGFFSPNGSQGRYVGSRYKGLPVEKVAWVANRERPLIGSYGVLMINASDGNLFLVDDKNMSILSTETSLMSNNTVAVLTDQGNLVLRELNKSVLLWESLNHPSDALLAHMKIGLNTRTGEQIVVTSWKDEKNPSLGRFSSAVVDRHELLQVLILNGSSKHFRSGQWNRRSFIGVPSMTKDHHNGFQLLTDNNGEELYFSYAILNYSAPTLIYFDSYGAIIQIDWDADENKWLRVQVVPKGQCDLYNTCGGYLVLTILGFRVWSLTWLLPRLENGGETRQSHRRQRMRHLDWID